The following proteins are encoded in a genomic region of Cellulomonas sp. ES6:
- a CDS encoding sugar ABC transporter permease has product MATDQTTAVRGSRGSRTAPDAPRRLSPRRWWREVGWRHVVALVALVFAILPILYIVSSSLNPSGSLTGSNRLFGTVAADNYVDLFTDPVHPYAKWFVNTLVIAGVTAVGTVFLGACAAYAFSRFRFRGRRGGLLSLLLIQMFPQLLAYVAIFLLMVMLRDLFPAIGLGSRLGLILVYLGGALGVNTYLMYGFFNTVPRELDEAATLDGASHAQTFFTIILRLVAPILAVVGLLSFVGTFSDFLIASIVLVDPDKQTLAVGLYQYVSQRFSEYWGVFAAGAVLAAVPVILLFQFLQRYIVSGLTAGSVKG; this is encoded by the coding sequence GCGGCTCCCGCGGCTCCCGCACCGCCCCCGACGCGCCCCGGCGCCTGTCCCCGCGCCGCTGGTGGCGCGAGGTCGGCTGGCGGCACGTCGTCGCCCTCGTGGCGCTCGTGTTCGCGATCCTCCCGATCCTCTACATCGTCTCGTCGTCGCTGAACCCCAGCGGGTCGCTCACCGGGTCGAACCGGCTGTTCGGCACGGTGGCGGCCGACAACTACGTCGACCTGTTCACCGACCCCGTCCACCCGTACGCGAAGTGGTTCGTCAACACCCTCGTCATCGCGGGCGTCACGGCGGTCGGCACCGTGTTCCTCGGGGCGTGCGCGGCGTACGCGTTCTCGCGGTTCCGGTTCCGGGGGCGCCGCGGCGGGCTGCTGTCGCTGCTGCTGATCCAGATGTTCCCGCAGCTGCTGGCGTACGTGGCGATCTTCCTGCTCATGGTCATGCTGCGGGACCTGTTCCCCGCCATCGGCCTGGGCAGCCGGCTCGGCCTGATCCTCGTCTACCTGGGCGGGGCGCTCGGGGTGAACACGTACCTCATGTACGGGTTCTTCAACACGGTCCCGCGCGAGCTGGACGAGGCCGCGACCCTGGACGGCGCGAGCCACGCGCAGACGTTCTTCACGATCATCCTGCGGCTCGTCGCGCCGATCCTCGCGGTGGTCGGCCTGCTGTCGTTCGTCGGCACGTTCTCCGACTTCCTCATCGCGTCGATCGTGCTCGTCGACCCGGACAAGCAGACGCTGGCGGTCGGCCTCTACCAGTACGTCAGCCAGCGGTTCTCGGAGTACTGGGGCGTGTTCGCCGCGGGGGCCGTGCTGGCCGCCGTGCCCGTGATCCTGCTGTTCCAGTTCCTCCAGCGCTACATCGTGTCCGGCCTCACCGCCGGCTCCGTGAAGGGATGA
- a CDS encoding glycoside hydrolase family 13 protein, whose product MATTTTVPSPARRRDARPAGHLLDVPHHDGSELFAPQEVPALGDVVPVRLRVPAGTPERGVWVRTVRDAEPHIVPARLDREEGGERWYVAEVPVHNPVTSYRWLLDEPGGYRWLTGRGAFDRDVTDAGDFRLTVHPGAPAWVSDAVVYQIFPDRFARSGTERALPDWAVPAAWDEEPVGRGPVTPVQLYGGDLLGVEQRLDHLQRLGVDTVYLTPVFPSRSNHRYDASTFGHVDPLLGGDEALASLSRALHGRGMRLVGDLTTNHTGDAHEWFRRACADPGAPEREFYYWDDSERGYAAWLDVPSLPKLSYRSRELARRLVDGPDSVIARWLAEPYALDGWRIDVANMTGRFGGDDFAHAVARAVRATMAAANPDAVLVSEHFHDAGGDLTGAGWHANMNYGAFTKPVWTWLVDPATTLDFLGIPTTIPRRTGPSAVATMREFDSTVPWRVTRSQWNMLGSHDTPRLRTVVGSRELVEVAAGLLFTYPGTPALFAGDEGGLTGWNGENARVPMPWDAIEGRDPGRGPRWDAATFDVYRRLIALRRSSRALREGGLRWAVVEDDAVAYLRETADERVLVLAARAPWRGATLPGRLASGAENLYGGADLRVDADGLHLPGDGPGVQVWRLA is encoded by the coding sequence ATGGCCACCACGACCACCGTCCCGTCGCCCGCCCGGCGCCGCGACGCCCGCCCGGCGGGCCACCTGCTGGACGTCCCGCACCACGACGGCAGCGAGCTGTTCGCCCCGCAGGAGGTCCCGGCGCTGGGCGACGTCGTCCCGGTGCGGCTGCGGGTGCCCGCCGGCACGCCCGAGCGCGGCGTGTGGGTGCGCACCGTCCGGGACGCCGAGCCGCACATCGTGCCCGCGCGCCTCGACCGCGAGGAGGGCGGCGAGCGCTGGTACGTCGCCGAGGTGCCGGTGCACAACCCGGTGACGTCCTACCGCTGGCTGCTCGACGAGCCCGGGGGCTACCGCTGGCTGACCGGGCGGGGGGCGTTCGACCGGGACGTCACCGACGCGGGCGACTTCCGGCTGACCGTGCACCCCGGCGCGCCCGCGTGGGTGTCGGACGCGGTGGTCTACCAGATCTTCCCGGACCGGTTCGCGCGGTCCGGGACCGAGCGGGCGCTGCCCGACTGGGCCGTGCCCGCGGCGTGGGACGAGGAGCCGGTCGGGCGCGGCCCGGTCACGCCGGTGCAGCTCTACGGCGGCGACCTGCTGGGCGTCGAGCAGCGCCTCGACCACCTGCAGCGGCTCGGCGTCGACACCGTGTACCTGACGCCCGTGTTCCCGTCCCGGTCGAACCACCGGTACGACGCGTCGACGTTCGGGCACGTGGACCCGCTGCTGGGCGGCGACGAGGCGCTGGCCTCGCTGAGCAGGGCGCTGCACGGCCGCGGGATGCGGCTGGTCGGCGACCTCACGACGAACCACACCGGCGACGCCCACGAGTGGTTCCGGCGGGCCTGCGCCGACCCCGGGGCCCCGGAGCGGGAGTTCTACTACTGGGACGACTCGGAGCGCGGGTACGCGGCCTGGCTCGACGTGCCGTCGCTGCCCAAGCTGTCCTACCGGTCGCGCGAGCTGGCCCGCCGCCTGGTGGACGGCCCGGACTCCGTGATCGCCCGGTGGCTGGCCGAGCCGTACGCCCTGGACGGCTGGCGCATCGACGTCGCGAACATGACCGGCCGGTTCGGCGGGGACGACTTCGCGCACGCCGTCGCCCGGGCCGTGCGCGCCACGATGGCGGCCGCCAACCCCGACGCGGTGCTGGTCAGCGAGCACTTCCACGACGCCGGCGGCGACCTCACCGGTGCCGGCTGGCACGCGAACATGAACTACGGGGCGTTCACCAAGCCGGTGTGGACGTGGCTGGTGGACCCGGCCACCACGCTCGACTTCCTCGGCATCCCGACGACGATCCCGCGCCGCACCGGGCCGTCCGCGGTCGCCACGATGCGGGAGTTCGACTCCACCGTGCCGTGGCGGGTGACGCGCTCGCAGTGGAACATGCTCGGCTCGCACGACACGCCGCGGCTGCGGACGGTGGTCGGCAGCCGCGAGCTGGTCGAGGTCGCCGCGGGGCTGCTGTTCACCTACCCCGGGACCCCGGCGCTGTTCGCGGGCGACGAGGGCGGGCTGACCGGCTGGAACGGCGAGAACGCCCGCGTGCCCATGCCCTGGGACGCCATCGAGGGCCGCGACCCCGGCCGTGGTCCCCGGTGGGACGCCGCGACGTTCGACGTCTACCGGCGCCTCATCGCCCTGCGCCGGTCCAGTCGCGCGCTGCGCGAGGGCGGCCTGCGCTGGGCCGTCGTCGAGGACGACGCCGTCGCGTACCTGCGGGAGACCGCGGACGAGCGGGTGCTGGTGCTCGCGGCGCGTGCGCCCTGGCGCGGGGCGACCCTGCCCGGGCGTCTCGCGTCCGGCGCGGAGAACCTCTACGGCGGCGCCGACCTGCGCGTCGACGCCGACGGGCTGCACCTGCCCGGCGACGGTCCCGGCGTGCAGGTCTGGCGGCTGGCGTGA
- a CDS encoding AAC(3) family N-acetyltransferase, translating into MTPDPGAGPVVTPERLVDDLRALGVRPGGVLLAHVSLSSLGRVVGGAEAVALALETALGPDGTLVVPTQSWQLCDPAYLADPGVPRAAWEAVRAALPPYDPRTTPSRSMGAVAEAVRTRPGTLRSGHPHRSFAARGPLAAEVVARHDLDDPVGEGSPLQAVHRRDGQVLLLGVDHDKNTSLHLAEARSGTASARVPNAAPLLERGRRVWVPFTEPVVDDSDFVAAGRDFAAAGGERTGAVGRATARLMDQRALVAHAAAWFARTRPARAGGADGVGPGAGRG; encoded by the coding sequence GTGACCCCGGACCCGGGCGCCGGCCCCGTCGTCACGCCCGAGCGGCTGGTCGACGACCTGCGGGCGCTCGGGGTCCGGCCCGGGGGCGTGCTGCTGGCGCACGTCAGCCTGTCCTCGCTCGGGCGGGTGGTCGGGGGCGCCGAGGCGGTGGCGCTCGCGCTCGAGACCGCGCTCGGACCGGACGGCACGCTCGTGGTGCCGACCCAGAGCTGGCAGCTCTGCGACCCGGCGTACCTGGCGGACCCGGGCGTGCCGCGCGCCGCCTGGGAGGCGGTCCGTGCGGCGCTGCCGCCGTACGACCCGCGGACCACGCCGAGCCGGTCGATGGGTGCCGTCGCGGAGGCGGTGCGCACCCGGCCCGGCACGCTGCGGTCCGGGCACCCGCACCGGTCGTTCGCCGCGCGCGGGCCGCTGGCCGCCGAGGTCGTCGCGCGCCACGACCTGGACGACCCGGTCGGGGAGGGGTCGCCGCTGCAGGCCGTCCACCGGCGCGACGGCCAGGTGCTGCTGCTCGGGGTGGACCACGACAAGAACACCTCGCTGCACCTCGCCGAGGCGCGCTCCGGCACGGCGAGCGCCCGCGTCCCGAACGCGGCCCCGCTGCTCGAGCGGGGCCGCCGGGTGTGGGTGCCGTTCACCGAGCCCGTGGTGGACGACAGCGACTTCGTCGCGGCCGGCCGGGACTTCGCGGCGGCCGGGGGCGAGCGCACCGGTGCCGTCGGCCGGGCCACGGCGCGGCTCATGGACCAGCGGGCGCTCGTCGCCCACGCGGCCGCCTGGTTCGCGCGCACCCGGCCGGCGCGTGCGGGCGGGGCCGACGGCGTGGGACCGGGTGCCGGGCGAGGCTGA
- a CDS encoding deoxyguanosinetriphosphate triphosphohydrolase: protein MTPDQPDGYVDADRERWVAEAPKSRSRTPFERDRARLVHSSALRRLGAKTQVLGPSTDDFVRTRLTHTLEVAQVGREIGKTLGCDPDVVDTACLAHDLGHPPFGHNGERALAHLARDIGGFEGNAQTLRLLTRLEPKVVADGVAVGLNLTRASLDASVKYPWGLGEGPLSATGRPTHKFGVYADDLPVFTWLRDGAPEQRKCLEAQVMDLADDISYSVHDVEDAVVGGRFDLAVLTVPDERARVAESVRTWYGDAIDAAGLEAAMDRLVAADLWRPGFDGSRGALAALKDTTSQLIGRFARAAQLATREVYGPGPLTRYAADLIVPDTTTAEILVLKGLAVTYVMAPRELEPLYQRQREILADLVHVLSERAPLALEPPFAADWKAAPDDAARLRVVVDQVASLTDVSAAAWHARLAPPPRY, encoded by the coding sequence GTGACCCCTGACCAGCCCGACGGCTACGTGGACGCCGACCGGGAGCGGTGGGTCGCGGAGGCGCCCAAGTCGCGGTCCCGGACGCCGTTCGAGCGCGACCGCGCCCGCCTGGTGCACTCCTCGGCGCTGCGCCGGCTCGGCGCGAAGACGCAGGTCCTCGGCCCCTCGACCGACGACTTCGTGCGGACCCGCCTGACGCACACCCTGGAGGTCGCGCAGGTCGGGCGCGAGATCGGCAAGACGCTCGGGTGCGACCCGGACGTCGTCGACACCGCGTGCCTCGCGCACGACCTCGGGCACCCGCCGTTCGGGCACAACGGCGAGCGGGCGCTCGCGCACCTGGCGCGCGACATCGGCGGGTTCGAGGGCAACGCCCAGACGCTGCGGCTGCTGACCCGGCTCGAGCCGAAGGTCGTGGCGGACGGCGTCGCGGTGGGGCTCAACCTCACGCGCGCGAGCCTCGACGCCTCGGTGAAGTACCCGTGGGGCCTGGGGGAGGGCCCGCTGTCGGCGACCGGCCGCCCCACGCACAAGTTCGGCGTCTACGCGGACGACCTGCCGGTGTTCACGTGGCTGCGCGACGGCGCACCCGAGCAGCGCAAGTGCCTCGAGGCGCAGGTCATGGACCTCGCGGACGACATCTCCTACTCCGTGCACGACGTCGAGGACGCCGTGGTCGGCGGGCGGTTCGACCTCGCGGTGCTCACCGTCCCGGACGAGCGCGCCCGCGTCGCCGAGTCCGTCCGCACCTGGTACGGCGACGCGATCGACGCCGCCGGCCTGGAGGCCGCGATGGACCGGCTGGTCGCCGCCGACCTGTGGCGCCCCGGGTTCGACGGCTCCCGCGGCGCGCTCGCGGCGCTCAAGGACACCACGAGCCAGCTCATCGGGCGCTTCGCGCGCGCCGCCCAGCTCGCGACGCGGGAGGTCTACGGGCCGGGCCCGCTGACCCGCTACGCCGCGGACCTCATCGTCCCCGACACGACGACGGCCGAGATCCTGGTGCTCAAGGGCCTCGCCGTGACCTACGTGATGGCGCCGCGCGAGCTCGAGCCGCTGTACCAGCGGCAGCGGGAGATCCTCGCGGACCTGGTGCACGTGCTGTCCGAGCGCGCGCCGCTCGCGCTCGAGCCCCCGTTCGCCGCGGACTGGAAGGCGGCCCCCGACGACGCCGCCCGGCTCCGCGTCGTCGTCGACCAGGTCGCCTCGCTCACCGACGTGTCCGCCGCGGCCTGGCACGCGCGCCTCGCGCCGCCCCCGCGGTACTGA
- a CDS encoding SigE family RNA polymerase sigma factor, which yields MTLVLPVVRAGAGERGERDAEFAAFMADAAPALARTAWLLCGDAHQADELVQQALVRTYLAWGRARERDPLAYARRVLANLRIDGWRRRRREVLVEPGDLPHGAVPGSDERLTERDRLVRALATLSTRQRRVVVLRHLEGLSESEVADDLGVSVGTVKSTASRALARLRVTLGEAGPTDVRSAR from the coding sequence GTGACCCTGGTGCTGCCCGTGGTGCGGGCCGGCGCCGGGGAGCGCGGAGAGCGCGACGCGGAGTTCGCGGCGTTCATGGCCGACGCCGCGCCGGCGCTCGCCCGGACCGCGTGGCTCCTGTGCGGCGACGCGCACCAGGCGGACGAGCTCGTGCAGCAGGCGCTCGTGCGCACCTACCTGGCGTGGGGCCGGGCGCGGGAGCGCGACCCGCTGGCCTACGCGCGGCGCGTGCTGGCGAACCTCCGGATCGACGGGTGGCGGCGCCGGCGGCGCGAGGTGCTCGTGGAGCCGGGCGACCTGCCGCACGGGGCGGTGCCGGGCAGCGACGAGCGGCTGACCGAGCGGGACCGGCTGGTCCGGGCGCTCGCGACGCTGAGCACCCGGCAGCGCCGCGTCGTCGTCCTTAGGCACCTGGAGGGGCTGTCCGAGTCCGAGGTGGCCGACGACCTGGGCGTGTCCGTCGGCACCGTGAAGTCCACGGCCTCCCGGGCGCTCGCGCGGCTGCGCGTGACCCTGGGCGAGGCCGGCCCCACCGACGTGAGGAGCGCGCGATGA